In a single window of the Candidatus Poribacteria bacterium genome:
- a CDS encoding formylglycine-generating enzyme family protein gives MKRFCFAIVIPILILYTNSAVSEVNDAAQQVLATIEWVSIPKGTFLMGSTPEETKVAYEDAKLRSSMLEQHTFHAELPRHPVYLSAYEISRYEITNAQYRAFVEATNRPTPRGHSGEETWADETLNGDTQPVVGVTWFDAQAFADWIGGSLPTEAQWERAARGADGRTYPWGNTPPKARQHANFARRYNRPIPVGQFPKGESPNGIADLAGNVWEWCLDEYSPTFYQQHNGETSQDPLNLRFRDVLRARVIRGGAWDVGRAFLRSSLRFKFYPLDSTHTIGFRVVRPRPIIKE, from the coding sequence GTGAAACGCTTTTGTTTTGCAATCGTCATACCCATCCTTATTCTTTACACCAATTCTGCTGTTTCCGAAGTTAATGACGCTGCTCAACAGGTCCTCGCCACTATAGAATGGGTCTCAATTCCCAAAGGCACCTTTCTGATGGGGTCAACCCCCGAGGAGACAAAAGTCGCTTACGAAGACGCGAAATTGCGGAGTTCTATGTTGGAGCAACACACTTTCCACGCTGAATTGCCGCGACATCCAGTCTACCTGAGCGCTTACGAAATATCGCGGTATGAAATCACCAATGCACAATACCGCGCCTTCGTTGAAGCAACAAACCGTCCCACGCCGCGCGGACACAGTGGTGAGGAGACGTGGGCAGATGAAACACTTAACGGGGACACACAGCCCGTTGTCGGCGTAACATGGTTTGATGCGCAAGCGTTTGCAGACTGGATCGGCGGAAGCCTACCAACCGAAGCACAGTGGGAACGTGCAGCACGTGGTGCGGACGGACGAACATATCCGTGGGGGAACACACCGCCGAAAGCACGTCAGCATGCCAACTTCGCGCGCCGTTACAATCGTCCGATACCGGTAGGTCAGTTCCCGAAAGGTGAATCTCCGAACGGCATCGCAGACCTTGCCGGAAATGTATGGGAGTGGTGCCTTGATGAATATAGCCCAACTTTCTATCAGCAACATAACGGTGAAACCTCCCAGGATCCACTCAATCTCCGATTCCGAGATGTCCTACGTGCAAGGGTCATTCGGGGCGGCGCGTGGGATGTCGGAAGAGCGTTTCTTCGTTCAAGTCTACGGTTCAAATTCTATCCTTTGGATTCAACACATACAATCGGATTTCGGGTTGTCCGTCCCCGCCCAATAATAAAAGAATAG
- the pheS gene encoding phenylalanine--tRNA ligase subunit alpha, which yields MKAELQAIQAEALEALKAVKTPDALESLRITYFGRRGKLTDVMKGMGKLSKEERPVIGKLANEVRTMLTEAFEVATQTLHRQQQEQQLEEEAVDITLPGRKPTYGKAHPIMQTLERIEAIFGQMGFQVVTGPDVETEYYNFDALNTPADHPARDLHDTFYLTDGRLLRTHTSPVQVRAMETQKPPIRIIVPGKCYRVDYDISHTPMFHHVEGLLVDTRATFSELKGVLTSFARQMFGDKTQMRFRPHFFPFTEPSAEMDITCAVCQGKGCRSCGGTGWVEILGAGAVDPAVFEAVDYDPDQVTGFAFGMGVERIANLQFRIPDIRTLYENDLRFLRQF from the coding sequence ATGAAAGCGGAATTACAAGCGATTCAAGCCGAGGCACTTGAAGCTTTAAAAGCAGTGAAAACACCAGACGCGCTTGAATCGCTCCGAATCACATATTTTGGGCGTAGAGGAAAGCTCACCGATGTCATGAAGGGCATGGGCAAACTTTCCAAAGAGGAGCGACCAGTAATTGGCAAACTCGCAAATGAGGTGCGCACCATGCTCACGGAAGCGTTTGAAGTAGCCACGCAGACACTGCATCGTCAGCAACAGGAACAGCAGCTTGAAGAAGAAGCCGTTGACATCACACTTCCCGGACGGAAACCGACTTACGGGAAGGCACACCCCATAATGCAAACGTTGGAGCGGATTGAGGCAATTTTCGGTCAAATGGGATTCCAAGTGGTGACGGGCCCCGACGTTGAGACCGAGTATTACAACTTTGATGCGCTGAACACGCCTGCCGATCATCCGGCTCGCGATTTGCACGATACTTTTTACCTGACGGACGGACGTCTTTTGAGGACCCATACCTCGCCTGTTCAGGTCCGCGCCATGGAGACCCAAAAACCGCCGATCCGAATTATCGTGCCAGGGAAATGTTATCGGGTAGACTACGATATCTCCCACACCCCGATGTTTCATCACGTGGAAGGTTTGCTTGTGGATACGCGCGCCACTTTTAGCGAACTCAAAGGCGTTCTGACCTCCTTTGCTCGACAAATGTTCGGAGACAAGACTCAGATGCGCTTCCGTCCCCACTTCTTCCCTTTTACAGAGCCGAGTGCAGAGATGGATATCACCTGTGCCGTCTGTCAGGGAAAAGGGTGTCGGAGTTGTGGCGGCACAGGCTGGGTCGAAATCTTGGGGGCTGGGGCTGTTGATCCTGCTGTATTTGAAGCCGTGGACTACGACCCGGATCAGGTTACAGGATTCGCCTTCGGTATGGGGGTGGAGCGGATTGCGAACCTCCAGTTTCGCATCCCGGACATCCGAACGCTCTACGAAAACGATCTCCGATTCCTACGTCAATTCTAA
- a CDS encoding CRTAC1 family protein — MTMRQRKHDVHRLLSLILQTCLFLIHPLLGSAAPYFRDVTDAMELDFRHINGFSAERRLVETMGSGGALFDFDNDGDLDLYLVQGNSLLPATEASPTNRLYRNDAGVFVDITTAANLGDTGYGLGAVAADYNSDGYRDLYVTNLGKNILYRNNGDGTFTDVTEHAQVGCPLLSASAAFADIDRDGDLDLYVCNYVEYALETDIPCYYKNVLRIYCGPNEYQGIADVLYRNNGDGTFTDITRSAGVYEPTTRGLGVVFTDVNNDTWLDIYVANDMSPNTLFINQGNGTFREEGVLRGVAYNGDGIANGSMGIDAGDYDNDGDIDLWVSNFALEANCLMQNDGDGYFEDVTFDTNLADASFYALGFGTRFIDFDNDGWLDLLVGNGHIWDNVEQIDAKQSYAQPVQLFRNQGGTGFTEITAEAELNKTPYVVRGMLFGDIDTDGDVDVVLCQSNRPTVILRNEVGNTNAWLTVELVGIDGNTEAIGAQVQLEANGTTLLREVICGASYLSGNDLRLIFGLGQASQISNLQIRWHNGNIQQLSRKVPIRQIVTFSQN; from the coding sequence ATGACCATGCGCCAACGGAAACACGACGTGCATCGCCTCCTGTCTCTTATATTACAGACCTGTCTCTTTCTCATACACCCACTGCTCGGTAGTGCTGCGCCCTATTTCCGAGACGTGACCGATGCAATGGAACTTGACTTTCGACACATCAACGGTTTCTCAGCGGAACGTCGACTCGTTGAAACCATGGGGAGCGGAGGCGCACTCTTTGACTTTGACAATGATGGCGACTTGGATCTCTATCTCGTTCAAGGCAATTCGCTCTTGCCAGCAACAGAAGCGTCCCCCACAAACCGTCTCTATCGAAACGATGCGGGTGTTTTTGTTGACATCACGACCGCCGCAAACCTCGGTGATACGGGTTATGGTCTCGGTGCTGTCGCCGCGGATTATAATTCTGATGGGTATCGCGATCTGTATGTAACAAACTTAGGCAAAAATATCCTCTACCGAAACAACGGGGACGGCACGTTTACCGATGTAACCGAACACGCACAGGTGGGCTGTCCCTTGTTAAGCGCGAGTGCCGCATTCGCAGATATTGACCGAGACGGCGACTTAGATCTTTACGTGTGTAACTATGTCGAGTACGCCTTGGAGACCGATATTCCGTGTTATTACAAAAACGTCCTGCGTATCTACTGCGGTCCCAATGAATATCAGGGCATCGCCGATGTGCTTTACCGAAACAACGGCGATGGCACCTTCACAGACATAACGAGATCTGCAGGGGTCTATGAACCTACGACGCGGGGGCTCGGGGTCGTCTTCACAGATGTGAACAACGACACATGGTTGGACATCTACGTCGCAAACGATATGTCTCCGAATACACTTTTCATCAATCAGGGTAACGGCACTTTTCGAGAAGAAGGCGTGCTTCGCGGCGTTGCCTACAACGGCGATGGCATAGCAAACGGTTCTATGGGCATAGACGCTGGAGACTACGACAACGACGGTGATATTGACCTCTGGGTGTCCAATTTTGCATTGGAGGCGAACTGCCTCATGCAAAACGATGGCGACGGCTATTTCGAGGATGTGACGTTTGACACAAACCTCGCCGATGCTTCTTTCTACGCGCTCGGTTTCGGTACGCGCTTTATCGACTTTGATAACGACGGTTGGTTAGACCTACTCGTCGGGAATGGACATATCTGGGACAATGTGGAACAGATTGACGCGAAACAGAGTTACGCCCAACCTGTCCAGCTGTTTCGCAATCAAGGCGGCACTGGCTTCACCGAGATTACCGCCGAAGCAGAGCTGAATAAAACACCTTACGTCGTCCGCGGGATGCTCTTTGGGGATATAGATACGGATGGCGATGTGGACGTTGTGCTCTGTCAATCGAACCGCCCCACAGTTATTCTCAGGAACGAGGTCGGTAACACAAACGCTTGGTTAACGGTGGAATTGGTAGGGATAGATGGCAATACGGAGGCGATCGGCGCGCAGGTTCAGTTAGAAGCGAATGGGACAACACTCTTACGGGAAGTTATCTGCGGCGCAAGTTACCTGTCGGGTAACGATCTGCGTCTCATTTTTGGGTTAGGACAGGCATCGCAAATAAGTAACCTCCAAATCCGATGGCACAACGGGAACATTCAGCAGTTAAGTCGTAAAGTGCCAATCCGTCAAATTGTCACATTTTCGCAGAATTGA